tttttgttttgattttgtaggatgaacaatgtgaaacttgttacctatatatgtatgtaagGATGAAACCATTGTATATGGACTTTTTGCTtaattgttggatatgttggctatatagatgttggatatggacttttgatttggtATATATATGTGTTTGATGACCATATCCATATGGGCAGGGATATGTGTGCTTGTTGAAAGTATTTTgaaatgaatatatatatatatatatatatatatgaaattgATTGAATTTAAGAAAAACAGAGTTAACAGGGGCATACAGGCAcgttgccatctgctagcagacggcaaagctgccacgtggcaacTACCTATGCAACCTGGGGCACCTGGGCTGACCCATTTGGACACTTTGTCGtctactggcagacggcaaagaatcaaaggtctttgccgtctgcaagTAGACGGCAAAGCACGCGCACCTGGGTTGGCCTATTTGGACACTTTgctgtctgctggcagacggcaaagacctttgcttctttgtcgtctgctagcaaacGATAAAGCacgccgttagccacctaacggacctAACCTTATCCCTCTGCCGCCCAGGTCCTTTGCTGTCTCCTAGCTTAGGATGGCTGACGGCAAAATTCTTTGCCGTCCACTTTAttaaagcagacgacaaagtagcccTTTGCTATAGTTCAATCAGCCGGACGTGGggccgtctgctggctgacagcAAAGGCCGTTGCCGTCctccaggcatgcctttgccgtcagccatggcagaaGGCAAAGTGCCCGATTCCTGTAGTGATGGTCCTTCTTGAAATTTatgccctcgatgccaatgatggcCTCTTCTTCACAAGAGTGTGCAAGTTTCTCATGCCCGCATTTCCTAGCCTTTGATGCCAAAactagcactctgaagcttttgctagaagacatacagcaAGCCGTGGTCCtgccgagaaatctaccacatacagatCACCTCTTTGATAACCTTCAACGACTTGAGATTTGTCAAAAGCGATAAGCACAAGacatcgatattttccaaatatcacaatcatatcaacatcacaaagcattgagatagaaaTTAGGTTGTAtgcaagggattcaacaagcatcactttatccatgtgttgatcctttgagatagcaaccctacctagacccaataccttgcttttaccaatgtcagcaaatgtgatatgaaTTTTTGTAGAATTCGAAGAGtagagtccatgagaagacttcggtcaccagtcatgtggttagtgcatccaatatccatgATCCATTGAATAGCTTTCGGAGTTGTACCCTATAGAGCAGTTAGTAGGATAATCTTCACCAAGGGTGTTCTGAAGAACAAGCATGTATCGATACAGATGTTCACCATAAGTAAGCATAGTTCAGGATATGATAGGACGATCATCAAGAAACCATGGGAGAAATAAATCATAAGACCATTTTGACATTTCATCTTGTGCCCAACAAGATTTTTCAGGTCCCCGACATTGTCTTCATTAGTCAATGAATTTTGGCTAGAGACCCGGTGCTGCAAGAGAAATTAATTCTTCTAAACCACCCACATATGAAGGGGTGGATTAGAAGCAATGAGTCGAAGTGCAGCATCTGAAAATTTTGGTGTTGAAGACCTAGCAAATagttttgcaggaggtgaataTTACTCAaaggaataagcagaaaagttcttcgatatgtgaacatagcggttcgaagaAACAAGCTCATATTCATGAGCCTGATGAtagcttccctgcaaaacattggcgttagggtgaccatataaggtcctttgtctgtatgaagcctttgggccatctgaagcctttggtctggggtttgccTTCCTCCCGGGTAGTGTCGTGATGTCATTCATGGGTTTCTCAGGACGACTTTTAGGAACACGGATGTTCTGCATAGGTGGCCCATTCCCGCAGTTAATTCCAATAAacttggcaaacacttcaccgttctgatttttgaacaatttatatttggagtcaaatgactcatcaatgatgataggattagcacaagtgaagccagataaggtggatggatccacggAAGGTTCCTCTGCAGCAACcaagtggttttgggatactgctcaggcttatagtaggacccatcaacattcatgttcctctcgaaaccaacaccctcttttctacgATTTCAGTTCAGAATTTGCTTCTTGGGGACATCACATGGAGTCTGAtgtcctttgaggcttttgtacatatCTGTTgcaagcaatgtcttcaacttggcattctcatcagcaatagtagtggcatgctcagatgaggggttagttaccacatcagcagttgaagatattgcaattaCATAAGCATTCGAACATTCAACAGTAGATATAGCATtgtcacgctcaagacattttaagaAAGGTGGCACAAactcttcctgagcggaactgatctattgagcgaGTTGTGAATCGTTTTCCTTTAGAAGGTCTTCATGAGACACTCTCCGTTTttctagatcttgcttcctttgaagattatcataggaaagcttctcatgatcagctaaGAGGGTTTCATGACGACTTGCAAGTTACTCATACTTAACtcaaagattttttatgtcttcgatTCAGGACTAAGTTCGATTCATTTCCTCATCCAATAGGTCATCGTTTTTGTCTAGCGATTTTTGAATCTTTTCCATAACAGTTTGTTgcttagttgcaattttagcaagagttttatagctgggtttggattcacattcagagtcatcttcactagtggtctgaaagtaagcatcgcgtgagtttaccttagcACCACTAGCCATGAAGCAATATGTAGGAGCAGATTCATCGTCATCATTGGCTTCAGCGTCGGCGGCATGACTATTATCTTCAGTACTAAAGATGGACTTGGCGCCGAATGCCGAAGCTCGATCCAGGCTTGGtacgcctgaatcagactcctcctctgactacacctccgcctccttagaagcagactcctcctctgaatccgttTCCTTGGAAATGGAAGCAcaagccttgctagatgagctctttttatgagatgaagacttttcagaagactttgaggatttcttcttcttatttttgtcagagtcatattcctttctcttcttcttcttcttcttcttcttcttcttcttcttcttcttcttcgtcttcttggcttccttttcccattgaggacatttAGATATGTAATGGCCTGCCTTCTTGTATTTGTGGCATGTTATCTTCTTATAATCATGAGTGGAAGCCTTATCATTCTTGGAGCTAGATTTTGATGACTTTGCAaagcgattcttcttggagaaTTTTTGAAATTTTCTCACAAGAATTGCAAGCTCTTTGCCTAAGCCTTCAGGATCACAAGAACTGTAGTCAGAGTCTTTAGATGAGGAAAcatcctttgccttcaaagcacgataTCGGCCATAGttaggaccatagatatctctcttctcagatagttagaattcatgtgtgttgagcctctcaagtatatcagacgggtCGAGATCCTTGAAGTCTGGATGTTCTTGGATCATCAGTGATAGGTTGTCAaatgagttgtcaagtgatctcaataGCTTCTTCATGACTTCATGCTTAGTGATCTTAGTGGCACCAAGTGCGCGAAGATCATTTGTGATATTAGTGAGACGGTCAAAGGTGAGCTGGACATTCCCATTATAAAGCCTCTTGAAACGATTGAAGAGATTTCTAAGAACATCGATTCTTGAGTCTCTCTAAGTTGAGACGCCattgttgaccttggacagccagtcccagactagcttcgcagacTCTAGCGCACTCACACAGCCATACCGCCCTTtgttcagatgaccacagatgatgttcttggcagttgagtccagttgTGTGAACATCTTGACATTAgcagtggtgacaccttcaccgactttGGGAATGCCAGTCTTGACGACATACCGGAGGTCATTGTCAAAGACTTCAAGAGGCATGCGCATCATGTAGGGGTAATCAGTGCTATCGAAGATGGCGCACGCGGCGGAGACTTTCATTATCCCTaaagtcgacataactaaaactctaggtggttaaatcGAATAACACAGAACAAGAGAGCGCCttgctatgataccaattgaaagtgatagttatcgactagagggggtgaataggcaatttttatgaaagtcttcaagcaGACAATGTCTTCGAAGACTAGCAGTTAAAGCACAACTAAAAAGATtacagcggaagataaactacactagccaTGCAATGGAGTCAGAGTACAACACAAGTAATGTACAAAGACAAGTACCTGCTAGGTAGATGGATCTGAATAGGAAGACAGTGTGACGCCAAATATGCAATCAGAGTGAATGTATTCAACCAAAACAGGCAAGTAATGACTTCACAAAGCTAAATATTAAGTAAAGTGGTGaagtgatagaaccagttgcttgatgaaaacaaggatttggtagaccagttccagttgctgtggcaACTGTACGTGTTGTTacggaggctgagattgaactcagaagaccacgcttcaccttattccccttgagctaaggtcacttattcctcgcccaatcactcagttaagtcttcaaggtagactttgaAACCTTCATAGACTTCCTTCATCGACGATCCACAaagactcttggatcctcagaacgcgacgcctaaccgactggaagatcatagtcttcaaatgtaataagtcttcagatcacgcggacagaaagactttagtgatgcaaAATACTCTTTGGGGTTTGGGTGATTTTAGTTTTGTcgtcgcaaggattctctctcgaaagcttcaaaggtgggttgctctcaaacaaaaaaaattcatgctctaactctgagcagccaccaattgatggtggagggggtggctatttacagctaggagcaacccgacatgatttgtctgaaatgacccttggtcattGGGGAACCGACACATGTCCAACAGTCGGTGTTTGTGTACCCAAACAGGGGTGTTTGTTTCCACCTAGCCAGTGCACAGACTCGCTGGCAAAAGTACCTTTGCCGGGCACGCCAGAAGTCCAAGAAGAACAAAGACTAGTAGGGGACCGTCTTGGggaggcctcccttgccgggtaggaGAGCCTGGCTAGGTCGAGACCACGCCCAAGGGGCAAGTCCAGATTCGCCCTGGCAGGCTTGTCGGGCCCGCCAAGATCAAACCCCGCCAAGCTCTTTCAACAAGCGACCTTCACCAAgatgccaccgctccacctcaccgcACCCAGGTCACTAATCGGTGCGGCGTCAAGGTGCTAAGAAACCAGGTGGATCCTATCGAGCACACGGCAGTTTCAAGGAGAAGAGATTAGCTTTATTGACACACATCCTGGAGGCATGTCAAGCTGATAAGAAGGGCTAGATAAGTTGCGCAACAGGCTTGCCGGGATTCACCCTCGGcacgacacctagcagtgcatttaatgcactttgtcctaactgccagagttaggtatgataacactgttagctatctaatcacaccgaaaatgactgttttgccactgtggtcaTCCCTTAACCTatgaaaggaggcccgaggcaacctagCAAAGGGTTCGAACTTTAGATCCCACAACACTTCTAAGCTCACGTCGCTTTCCCTGAGGAACCTTACCGAGCTAGAGCGCATCGAGCCTTCATGTTCCTCCAGATCAATCCAACAtagaaggagtagggtattacgctgCAAAGCAGCCCGAACATAGGTAAAGAGAGAGTGTCCATCGCCGCGCTGCCCCTCActgcttctgctctttgtgcaacatgaccGCCCCATGCTGAACCACAAAGGGGCCCCCATGCCCATAGGTGATCGAGCTTCCACGCTGACATTTTGGCGTGCCAGATAGGGGGCATCGCTTGTGCGAACATAAAGCAGTGACCGGTGCGTCGACCTTCGTCAGtcttcatcatccatggcttcCACGAGAGAGAAACCGGAGCGCTGGCGTTGTTCCCTGACTCGTCAGTACCTCCGCCTGCGGTTACGAGCCCTGTAGGCGCCATAGCCGCGGCGGATATGTTGTACACGACGGGCGGCGCAACCATCGTGGGCCATGCTGTTATCCCCCATGCCATGTGCAGGGGGCGCAACGGCACTGATGCATGAACAGAGAACCGATCGCTGACAAGCTACGCCTAGTTGTACGGGCGTTCTTCCTGCGGGAGTGAACGTTCAGCCAATGCTGCGGCCACAGCAAGTCCATCGGGTCCCCGCCCTAGCCCGTGGGACGGCACTACCACGAAAAAGAATAGTGGCGTCGCTTCCATCCTACCCTGGCAAGTCTCACCGCTCATGGTAGTGCCTCGCAATCGCGTTGCACGTGTGTTAAGTGTCACTTTTCGTGAGTGGGACTTCCCGGAAAAAGGGAGGACCCCCGCCCTCGCGACCACAACAATTGCCTCATAAAGAGAAAGATAAGTTGCAACGCTTTCTTTTGGTCTCAGGATTCTTTCTGTGTGTCCCTTGCAGCTCCTTTGGTTTAAACCCTAGCATTTTGTGTGAGATATCCTTACCGTGAGACGGACACTTCTGTTCTCGCCTGCGTCCTCGTCTATTTCGAGTCCGTCGAAGGATAACTTGCTAGTGGCGCCTATGCTTGCAAAATGCTAAGGGCCCATTCCCGACAGCGGCACAACTAGTATTTGTCCCGGGAGGCTCCCGTCATGCGCAGGATTCACAATCAGACAAAAACAACGGGCAATATAAACTTAAAGGATAGCATTGGTCCACACAGCTACTTAAGAAATGCTATTACATCACCGCAGGTAGCGAGGCCTAACATCAGGCCGAAATATGTCCTTTTGTTTGGCAGCGCCACAACAGACGGAGCAAGAGAAGTTAATCCCGGCGTCCTCCTTGGACCGGAGCCACAAGGACGACCTTGTCGACAACGTGAGCGACAGCAGAAGTATCTGTCCTGGCCGGCAGCCTCTCGAAGGCATCGGAGATGTCGACGTCGGGATGGCGATGCAGATAATTGACGAGAAGAGTGATGATGGCATCCCGGGCAAACTTTCGAGACTCGCTGGCGAAGCAGGCTGATCTATCATCTTCATATGTCTTCGGCCCCTCAATGAGCACCTCGAAGAAATATGTCAGCTTGACACTTGGGATCTCATGCTCGTTGAGGGAGAAAGTCTAGCTCTTCATGTTCATAGTCGCGATCTGGGAGGAAATACGCTCATCTATGTTCACTAGGCTCTTCGACCAGAGGTTGTACAGCTCGACTTGCTCCTTGAGTTTGTCTTCTGCGTCCTTGCTAAGAGCTCTGGTAGTATTGACCTCTTCTGCCAAGGCCCTCTCAGGGTCCTTCGCCTGCTCAAGACCTTTCTCAAGAGTGTCCAGCTTGGTGCTCAGATCTTCAATGGTGCTGGAAGCAGCCTTCAGAACCTGGTCCTTAGATGTAAGATGCGATTGCAGCCCCTCCAGCATGGAGGATGTTTTTCGTGCTTCTTCCCGGAGGGCCTCGATCTTCTTCTTTTTCCCGGCAACCTCCTCCTCCAGTTTACCTGCGTGGGTTTCAAGCTCTGTTTTGATTGCAGAAGTGGCGGCAAGATTATTAGAGATTTCCTTCAGTTTGGCGGCCGCATCATGAGCCTGCAAGTTGATGGCCCTCTTGTGGCTGTCCTCCAGATGCTTGGTGTGCTGCTGAACAAGGCTTTCCAGCTCATTATCCTTGGCACAGATAGCGGCGGCCAAAGCCTGCTCCCGAGAGGCAAGATCCTTGGCTTGGGTGTTGGGCAGCGTCTCGTGCTCCTTCAGCATGGCATCGTGAGTCCGCACTCTCTCTGTAGCAGCCGCCATATTCTCCTCCTGGTCCCTAAGTTCTCGAGACAGGGCGTTGTACCAGGAGCGCAGTTCCTTAGTTTTGTCTTTCAGTTGGCGGGTGGCCGAATAATAGGCTTTGCGATCATCCTGAATCGCTTGCCGTTTCCTGCACTTCCTTAGGTCCGGCAGCCATCGACTCCAGAAATGCCAATTCCTTGGAGCTGTCACCCGGGTCAATCACTTCCGTCGTCCTCTGGGTCAAGGGGGCAGTATGCAGCAGATTTCTTCATCAAAATTCACCCCGGCAATGACTGATGAACCGAGGGCTGCCCGGGTCGGATGATCAATGACCATTGCCAGGCCACTTGCCGGGAGAGTTACCCTCAGGTTTGAGGCATCACTTTGGAGGGGCGCTTTTTCCTCCACTTCCATGATGAGGCCAGTCGAGCTGCTGGGGATTTCTCCTTCTTCCCTTGGCGTTCCCTGGGCGTCCTTGAGGGGCTCGGCGTGCCCCTCTTTAGTGGCAATTTTGAGGGCTTCTGCAGCGGCATCCTTCCCTATGTCTGCCCCTCCTCCAAGAGCTCCTTTTGTTCAAAGCTGGGGGCTGCGGAGGAGTAAAAATGATAAACTGTAGGTACAGTGGGGTTTTacgcccaaactgcgagtgtcgtGTTCTCCTCAGGGACTAGGCAAGTCAATGATCATGCTCGGATAAAGCTAGGTAACACAATTCAACTTATGAATGCAGAAATAAAACCTAAACTATCAATGATTGTCGCCAAAGTAAACGAAAAGAAGCAAAGGGAGATTCAGATTATACTCTCTGTCTTTTTGGTATTATTTTTTATTGGCATGAGAAACTAAAACAGTAACACAAAGGGAACAACAGGACATGAACATATATAGTAGAATGGAAATGGGTCACATTACAAACATGTTTGTCACAGAGACGAAGCTATCACAGAGACTGAAAATTAAACACACACAAAGTTAACTGGTACTGGAAGTTAACTAGTACAGGGGACTAGTACACAGGGTGAACACACATATATGCTAGCAGAATACTAATTGATAGAACCAAAATATAATAGATCAAGTATCTCCCAAAGTAACAAAGCCTCAACTAGTCAGATCTCAGATCACATACACCATATTATACGAGTACTTAAACAGAGCAAACAACAGGTTGCAAGTACACTTCAAATCTGAATATTAAATGTCATACACTTCTAAATTTTACAGaaatttcagagagagagagaagcagtaAGGATTCGGATTCAGAGAAGTGCAGCAGCAAGGTAAGGGAggaaggagcagcagcagcaagttAGGAGCAGCAGGGGACGCTGGAGACAAGGAGCATCAGTAGTGGTGCAGCAAGATAGGAGAAGAAGAACAGCAGTAGGCGTGTAAGGAAGAGGAGAAGCAGTTTGGGGATTTGGAGAAGGAAGAGCAGCAAAGAGGCtagggaaaaagaagaagagcaGCAGTAGAGTTAGGACAAGAAGAAAGGTGGAGGAGCAGCAGGGAGATGGATTGCAGGGCGCGCGAGGTGGTGGTGGCGCTAGCGGCAGGAGGTGATGGTGGCGCTAGCGGCAGGAGGTGATGGTAGCGCTGGGTGTTGGTGCTGGTGATGGATGGCGCTGGTGGGTGGATGAACTGCGGAGGCAcaccaccacgccggcctggccgtggCGGCCGCCGAAGGTGGAGAAGGAGTGGTGAGGGGGAGAGAGATGGAGATGTGGCCAGGCCCGATGGGGAATGGAGGCAATCTAGGGATTTTGATCCCCTCCCTGATCTGCAAACTTTACACATTAGCCCTcctccttctcttctttcttcacaaGAAGGTCCTCTCACTTCTTTAGCTAGCCCCCTGGTTACTTCTTTTCATCTCACACaagtctcttcttccttctcttcttttcttcACTCTTCTCGATAACCACCTAGACAGAATCTTGACGATTATTGGTGCCTTTGCGCACATTTCTGCAAGATAGACCAAAGACTAGTAAATGATCCTTTTTTATGATTATCAAGCAATATTcaatcaatcatggcaagaatgg
This region of Triticum aestivum cultivar Chinese Spring chromosome 2D, IWGSC CS RefSeq v2.1, whole genome shotgun sequence genomic DNA includes:
- the LOC123052771 gene encoding uncharacterized protein isoform X2; amino-acid sequence: MAAATERVRTHDAMLKEHETLPNTQAKDLASREQALAAAICAKDNELESLVQQHTKHLEDSHKRAINLQAHDAAAKLKEISNNLAATSAIKTELETHAGKLEEEVAGKKKKIEALREEARKTSSMLEGLQSHLTSKDQVLKAASSTIEDLSTKLDTLEKGLEQAKDPERALAEEVNTTRALSKDAEDKLKEQVELYNLWSKSLVNIDERISSQIATMNMKS